A portion of the Adhaeribacter radiodurans genome contains these proteins:
- a CDS encoding CheR family methyltransferase, translating into MTYSEENPGNNLDKDKPEEPTRAGSTNVKNDPFVVGIGASAGGLQALQLFFEHTPPDSVAYVVVQHLAPESQNVLSSILKRQSVLLIADIQDSMPIEENRVYIMPAGKHVIIRDNVLYLTDRQTEINTLRSIDLFFKSLATDKGKKAIGVILSGTGNDGAEGVTAIKKAGGLVVVQDPETAKFDGMPRNAIQKGHANFVLPPELMPEEIFNYVKVAPLSEEISESIKSQNNETIEQILGMVHDRTGLDFHNYKRPTIIRRLSRRMAVTNQYNLVDYLDYLQLHLEEVETISREFLIGVTKFFRDEDAFEVIEHSVIPDLIDEIENSGQLRIWVAGCSTGEEAYSLAILVREYLENTKKDIEVKVFASDIDRNSLEFAGKGLYPYSSLHEVSEQRILKYFVKEEGKYRVCQQIRKMVIFAPHNIISDPPFSKINLVSCRNMLIYLNPLLQKKVMAKFHYALQKSGYLFLGSSESVGDMKNFVEINKKWKIFRNTEQAMPLGLENFSVGLTRKDYNPDNQKFIREVSHNLALTNHIAEALNETLLEELGYAAVYVDENFNVMHGAGNYNHYLTLPDRALTMNLLKMVPADLALNLGTLLRKAVRDKEKITITNVQVRHHDVMRRLNLVIKPYLEDRRLLQKFILVLFSEEVSESIGIKDPEKHWYEQQNESRVSDLELELQHTKEDLQAVVEELETSNEELQSTNEELLSSNEELQSTNEELQSLNEELHTINAEHQYKIKLLMELDDDLNNYFRSTNISQIFVDRKLEIRKYTPSATQQINLIESDIGRSIYQISNNLIYNNLIEDIREVIVRPTPIEKEVQDKVGTWYLMRVMPYITQDGRIDGAIIIFIDINEIKSLQLLHSGILNSSVNLIQAFKSIRNQAGQIVDFEWSLLNAPAQEFLKCSEFQLLSRRIRQEFPDFLQPDLFNKLVQVVETEQTLKTEVNQEYEGKTYWFYVVAVKLNDGLVLTFNDITDRKLAEEELETNRYFVRQIAETSPDLIYVFDLATQQEIYVNRSIAEALGYSPEEFNHNPEFILLQLAHPDDVPRLKDFLQKPSISEDSPIQELMYRVNDAKGQYCWFRDRFTVFKYAPTGEPLQIMSVAQDVTGEVTTQEKLKHEKEFSESLLNNSIDGIVAFDMDARITAWNTVMEEYNGLPREEVLGKSIFELFPEYRINDEGKAIQKALEGEKTILHDHPYGLRQGYYETITIPLFDNEGKVMGGFSIIHDITERKRLEDERINTKLNQQKEILNVILETQESERKRISEALHNGLGQLLYATKLKLSDMHPDKKEDKELQTGIDTLLNDAIRETRQLSFELMPSILRDFGLAAAIQEICKRVNSTKIQLQCEVLGLPDRLDEILETAIFRICQELLNNILKHSQATEASIQILNQKTKIVLRVEDNGIGFDPEQVDITGLGLSSIRNRLQLIDGTLDIDSEPGKGSLFTIKFNKTKLK; encoded by the coding sequence ATGACGTATTCTGAAGAGAACCCAGGAAACAACCTGGATAAAGATAAACCCGAAGAACCAACCCGTGCTGGTTCTACTAATGTAAAGAACGATCCGTTTGTAGTAGGAATTGGCGCTTCGGCAGGAGGCTTGCAGGCGTTGCAGCTTTTTTTTGAGCATACTCCCCCGGATAGTGTGGCCTACGTAGTGGTGCAGCACCTGGCCCCGGAAAGCCAAAATGTGCTCAGCAGCATCTTAAAGCGCCAATCGGTATTATTAATTGCCGATATCCAGGACAGCATGCCCATAGAAGAAAACCGGGTGTATATAATGCCCGCCGGCAAGCACGTAATTATCAGGGATAATGTATTGTATTTAACCGATCGCCAAACCGAAATAAACACGTTACGGTCTATTGATTTATTTTTTAAATCATTGGCCACCGATAAAGGCAAAAAAGCGATTGGCGTTATATTATCGGGTACCGGCAACGATGGTGCCGAGGGGGTAACGGCAATTAAAAAAGCCGGGGGCCTGGTAGTGGTGCAAGATCCGGAAACAGCTAAGTTCGATGGCATGCCGCGCAATGCTATTCAAAAAGGGCACGCTAATTTTGTATTGCCGCCCGAGCTTATGCCCGAAGAAATTTTTAATTACGTTAAAGTTGCGCCCTTATCCGAGGAAATATCCGAATCTATTAAGAGCCAAAACAACGAAACCATAGAACAAATATTGGGCATGGTACACGACCGCACCGGCCTGGATTTTCATAATTATAAGCGGCCTACTATTATCCGGCGTTTGTCGCGGCGAATGGCGGTTACCAACCAATACAACCTGGTCGATTATTTAGATTACCTGCAACTGCACCTCGAAGAAGTAGAAACCATTAGCCGGGAATTTTTAATTGGCGTAACCAAGTTTTTTCGCGACGAAGATGCCTTTGAGGTAATAGAGCATTCGGTAATCCCCGATTTAATCGACGAAATAGAAAACTCCGGTCAGTTACGTATTTGGGTAGCCGGTTGCTCTACCGGCGAGGAAGCTTACTCTCTGGCTATTTTAGTGCGCGAATATCTCGAAAACACCAAAAAAGACATTGAAGTAAAAGTATTTGCTTCGGATATTGATCGGAACTCGCTGGAATTTGCCGGTAAAGGTTTATACCCCTACAGCAGCTTGCACGAGGTATCGGAACAGCGAATCTTGAAATATTTTGTGAAAGAAGAAGGCAAGTACCGGGTATGTCAGCAAATCCGGAAAATGGTAATTTTTGCGCCCCATAATATTATCAGCGACCCGCCTTTTAGCAAAATAAATCTGGTGAGTTGCCGCAACATGCTCATTTACCTGAATCCTTTGCTTCAGAAAAAAGTAATGGCCAAGTTTCATTATGCCCTCCAGAAAAGTGGTTACCTGTTTTTAGGTTCCAGCGAGAGCGTGGGCGACATGAAAAACTTTGTGGAGATTAATAAAAAATGGAAAATTTTCCGCAACACGGAGCAAGCTATGCCTCTGGGCCTGGAGAATTTTTCGGTTGGCTTAACCCGCAAAGATTATAATCCGGATAATCAAAAATTTATTCGGGAGGTAAGCCATAATCTGGCGCTTACCAATCATATTGCCGAAGCTTTAAACGAAACCCTGCTGGAAGAACTCGGGTACGCTGCGGTTTACGTCGACGAAAATTTTAACGTTATGCATGGGGCCGGTAATTATAATCATTACCTTACTTTGCCGGACAGAGCGCTTACCATGAATTTGCTGAAAATGGTACCCGCCGATTTGGCTTTGAACCTGGGCACACTGCTTCGCAAAGCCGTACGCGATAAAGAAAAAATTACCATTACCAACGTACAGGTTCGTCACCACGACGTGATGCGCCGCCTGAACTTAGTAATAAAACCTTACTTAGAGGACCGCCGCTTACTGCAAAAATTTATTCTAGTGCTTTTCTCCGAAGAAGTGTCGGAGTCTATTGGCATTAAAGATCCCGAAAAACATTGGTACGAACAGCAAAACGAAAGCCGGGTTTCTGACCTGGAACTGGAATTGCAGCACACCAAAGAAGATTTGCAGGCCGTGGTAGAAGAATTGGAAACTTCGAACGAAGAACTGCAAAGTACTAATGAAGAACTGCTTTCGTCAAACGAAGAATTGCAAAGCACCAACGAAGAACTGCAATCGTTAAACGAAGAGCTGCATACCATTAACGCCGAGCACCAGTATAAAATAAAATTGCTGATGGAGCTCGACGACGACCTGAATAATTATTTCCGGAGCACCAATATCAGCCAGATTTTTGTGGATCGTAAACTGGAAATCCGGAAATATACGCCATCCGCTACCCAACAGATTAACTTAATTGAAAGCGACATAGGCCGTTCTATTTACCAGATTTCTAATAATTTAATTTATAACAATTTAATTGAAGATATAAGAGAGGTAATTGTCCGGCCCACTCCCATTGAGAAAGAAGTACAAGACAAAGTGGGTACCTGGTATTTAATGCGGGTAATGCCTTACATTACCCAGGATGGCCGGATAGACGGCGCCATTATTATTTTTATAGATATTAATGAAATTAAAAGTTTGCAGTTATTGCATTCGGGTATTTTAAACAGTTCTGTAAATTTAATTCAGGCTTTTAAGTCTATTCGCAACCAGGCTGGCCAAATTGTAGATTTTGAATGGAGTTTGTTAAACGCGCCGGCCCAGGAATTTTTAAAATGTTCCGAGTTTCAACTCCTTAGCCGGCGCATCCGACAAGAATTTCCGGATTTTTTACAACCTGATTTATTTAATAAATTAGTGCAGGTAGTAGAAACCGAGCAAACTTTAAAAACAGAAGTAAACCAGGAATACGAAGGTAAAACCTACTGGTTTTACGTAGTAGCGGTTAAACTTAACGATGGCCTGGTACTAACTTTTAATGATATTACCGACCGCAAACTGGCCGAAGAAGAACTAGAGACAAACCGCTACTTTGTGCGGCAAATAGCCGAAACCTCTCCTGATTTAATTTATGTGTTTGACCTGGCTACGCAACAAGAGATTTACGTGAACCGCAGTATTGCCGAAGCCTTGGGCTACTCGCCCGAAGAATTTAATCACAATCCGGAATTTATTTTGCTTCAACTCGCTCACCCGGACGATGTACCGCGGCTAAAAGATTTTTTACAAAAACCCAGTATTTCGGAGGATAGTCCTATTCAGGAATTAATGTACCGGGTAAATGACGCAAAAGGCCAATATTGTTGGTTCCGCGACCGCTTTACGGTGTTTAAATACGCTCCCACCGGCGAACCCCTGCAAATAATGAGTGTGGCCCAGGATGTAACCGGCGAAGTAACTACCCAGGAGAAATTAAAGCACGAAAAAGAATTTTCGGAAAGCCTGCTCAATAACAGCATCGATGGTATTGTGGCCTTTGATATGGATGCCCGTATAACTGCCTGGAATACCGTAATGGAAGAATACAACGGCCTACCTCGGGAAGAAGTATTAGGTAAAAGTATTTTCGAGCTTTTTCCGGAATATCGGATTAACGACGAAGGTAAAGCCATACAAAAAGCTTTAGAAGGCGAAAAAACCATATTGCACGATCACCCTTACGGGCTGCGGCAAGGCTATTACGAAACCATTACCATTCCGCTCTTCGACAATGAAGGGAAAGTAATGGGCGGTTTTAGTATTATCCACGATATTACCGAACGCAAGCGCCTGGAAGATGAGCGCATTAATACCAAACTAAACCAACAAAAAGAAATCTTAAATGTTATTCTGGAAACCCAGGAAAGCGAACGTAAACGAATTTCAGAGGCGCTGCACAATGGTTTGGGTCAGTTGCTTTATGCCACTAAGTTAAAGCTCAGTGACATGCACCCCGATAAAAAGGAAGATAAAGAATTACAAACCGGTATTGATACATTATTGAACGATGCCATTAGAGAAACCCGCCAGCTTTCGTTTGAGTTAATGCCTTCTATCCTGCGCGATTTTGGTTTAGCCGCTGCCATTCAGGAAATCTGCAAACGGGTAAATTCTACTAAAATTCAGTTGCAATGCGAAGTATTGGGTTTACCCGACCGGCTCGATGAAATACTGGAAACGGCCATTTTCCGGATTTGCCAGGAA